The following nucleotide sequence is from Pseudomonas putida S13.1.2.
GAGGTCGCGCAGCGCTTCGGGCAGGCGCAGGTGGGGTTCCAGGTAACGGTGGTTGACCGAACGCAGCTCCCAGATCAGGGTGCCTTGGCTGCCGGCGCGCTCGACACGAGCAAAAGCGGTCATGCTGTGCACCATGGGGAGTACCTCGCGTAGATGAATGAACGGTGGGAGCCTCTCGGCTGCAAGGCGCAGGATTGTAGCGCAGTGGGGCCTCGGCGCCCAATCCACCTATGTTACAGAGGGGTGGCCATGGCAGCAGGAAAAGGCGACGGGCTGTGCCGGGCGCGACAATAGGCATGTCTTCCCCGCGCTGCGGGCTCTATAATGCTCGGCAGATTCAAAGTCCCAGTACAGGTATCCCAGATGAAACGTCCAAGTGGTCGCGCCGCCGATCAGCTCCGCTCGATCCGCATCACCCGCAACTACACCAAGCACGCCGAAGGGTCGGTACTGGTCGAGTTCGGTGACACCAAGGTCATTTGCACGGTCAGCGTGGAAAACGGTGTGCCGCGCTTCCTCAAAGGCCAGGGCCAAGGTTGGCTGACCGCCGAGTACGGCATGCTGCCGCGCGCCACCGGTGAGCGTAACCAGCGCGAAGCCAGCCGTGGCAAGCAGGGTGGCCGCACCCTGGAAATCCAGCGCCTGATCGGCCGTTCGCTGCGCGCCGCGCTGGACATGAGCAAGCTGGGTGACATCACCCTGTATGTCGACTGCGACGTGATCCAGGCCGATGGCGGCACCCGTACAGCGTCCATCACCGGTGCCATGGTCGCCCTGTGCGACGCCCTGGCAGTGATCAAGAAGCGTGGTGGCCTCAAAGGTGGCAACCCGCTCAAGCACATGATTGCTGCCGTGTCGGTGGGCATGTACCAGGGCGAAGCCGTGCTCGACCTGGACTACCCGGAAGACTCCGCTGCCGAAACCGACCTGAACGTGGTGATGACCAGCGCCGGTGGCTTCATCGAAGTGCAGGGCACCGCCGAAGGCGCACCGTTCCAGCCGGAAGACTTCAACGCCATGCTGGCGCTGGCGCAAAAAGGCATGAACGATATCTTCGAACTGCAGCAGGCCGCGCTGGCCGACTGACTGTTTGGGGCCGCTGCGCGGCCCATTCGCGGGACAAGCCCGCTCCCACAAGATTTGTACAGCTTTCCAGCCATACATGAATCCTGTGGGAGCGGGCTTGTCCCGCGAAAGGGCTGCGAAGCAGCCCTGGCAATCAGATGGTCAACGTCCAGTCATAGTCCACGATCAGCGGCGCATGCTGGGAGAAGCGCGGCTGACGCGGCAGGCGGGCATTGCGCACAAAGCGGCGCAGGCCCGGCGTGAGGATCTGGTAGTCGAACCGGTAGCCCAGGTTGAGCATCTCGGCCTGCTCGTTGTCCGGCCACCAGCTGTACTGGTCGCCTTCACGGCTGACTTCGCGCAGGGCATCGACGTAACCCATCTCGCCGGTGATCGCATCCATCCAGGCGCGTTCCGGCGCCAGGAAGCCCGGCGACTGCTGGCTGTCACGCCAGTTCTTGATGTCGAGCTTCTGCTGCGCCACGTAGAACGAGCCACAGTAGATGTATTCGCGACGCTTGCGACGCTGTTTGTCCAGGTACTTGGCGAAGTCGTCCATCAACTTGAACTTCTGGTTCAAGTCTTCGTCGCCGTTCATGCCCGAAGGCAGCAGCAGGCTGGCAATACTGACTTTGTCGAAATCTGCTTGCAGGTAACGCCCGTAGCGGTCGGCTGTCTCGAAGCCCAGGCCGGTGATGACTGCCTTGGGCTGCATGCGCGAGTAAAGGGCCACACCACCTTGGGCGGGCACCTCCGCGTCGCAGGCATAAAGGAAATAGCCATCGAGCTGGAAAGCTGGGTCATCGAGTTCAAAGGCCGAGGCGCGGGTATCCTGAAGGCAGATGACGTCGGCATTCTGGGCTTGTAGCCAGCTGAGCAAACCACGCTCGGCCGCAGCCTGAATGCCATTTACGTTCACACTGATGATCCGCATAAATGGCCCCAAAAATCTCGTGCGTGTATGATACCCGAGCTCAACCCATTTAGCTAAATCCGTGGTGTCCGGGACTATTCATGCAGCCGTATCAGCGCGACTTTATCCGTTTTGCCATCGATCGCGGGGTACTGCGTTTCGGTGAATTCACCCTGAAATCGGGGCGTACCAGCCCGTATTTCTTCAATGCCGGCCTGTTCAACACCGGTTCCGCATTGGCCGAGCTGGGGCGGTGCTATGCCGCAGCCATCGTCGACAGCAAGATCCCGTTCGACGTGCTGTTCGGCCCGGCCTACAAGGGTATCCCTTTGGCGGCGACCACCGCTGTGGCCCTTGCCGATCAGCATCAGCTCGACGTGCCATGGTGCTTCAACCGCAAGGAAGCCAAGGACCACGGCGAAGGCGGCAGCCTGGTCGGCGCGCCGCTGGCCGGTGATGTGCTGATCATCGACGACGTGATCACCGCCGGCACCGCCATCCGCGAGGTGATGCAGATCATCAACGCCCAGCAGGCCAAGGCCGCCGGCGTGCTGATCGCCCTGAACCGCGAAGAGCGTGGCAATGGCGAACTGTCGGCAATTCAGGAAGTGGAGCGCGACTTCGATATCCCGGTGGTCAGCATCGTTTCGCTGACCCAGGTGCTGGAATTCCTGGCCGATGACCCACAGCTGAAGCAGCACCTGCCGGCTGTCGAGGCTTACCGGGCGCAGTACGGGATCTGATCCTGGCCTGGAAATGAAAAAGGCGACCTTCACATGAAGGTCGCCTTTTTTGTGTCACCTGTTCCGGCCCTTTCGCGGGTGAACCCGCTCCCACAGGATCTCCACAGCCCTCGAAGGCGGTGCTATCCCCGTGGGAGCGGGTTTACCCGCGAAGAGACCGGTGCAGGCTAGCCAATCACTCAGCGCGGCTTGCGATTGGTGATCAGGGTACCCACGCCGCTGTCGGTGAAAATTTCCAGCAGCACCGCGTTCGGTACGCGGCCGTCGATGATGTGCGAGCTGTTCACGCCGCCCTGCACCGCATCCAGTGCGCACTTGAT
It contains:
- a CDS encoding exodeoxyribonuclease III — translated: MRIISVNVNGIQAAAERGLLSWLQAQNADVICLQDTRASAFELDDPAFQLDGYFLYACDAEVPAQGGVALYSRMQPKAVITGLGFETADRYGRYLQADFDKVSIASLLLPSGMNGDEDLNQKFKLMDDFAKYLDKQRRKRREYIYCGSFYVAQQKLDIKNWRDSQQSPGFLAPERAWMDAITGEMGYVDALREVSREGDQYSWWPDNEQAEMLNLGYRFDYQILTPGLRRFVRNARLPRQPRFSQHAPLIVDYDWTLTI
- the pyrE gene encoding orotate phosphoribosyltransferase is translated as MQPYQRDFIRFAIDRGVLRFGEFTLKSGRTSPYFFNAGLFNTGSALAELGRCYAAAIVDSKIPFDVLFGPAYKGIPLAATTAVALADQHQLDVPWCFNRKEAKDHGEGGSLVGAPLAGDVLIIDDVITAGTAIREVMQIINAQQAKAAGVLIALNREERGNGELSAIQEVERDFDIPVVSIVSLTQVLEFLADDPQLKQHLPAVEAYRAQYGI
- the rph gene encoding ribonuclease PH, translated to MKRPSGRAADQLRSIRITRNYTKHAEGSVLVEFGDTKVICTVSVENGVPRFLKGQGQGWLTAEYGMLPRATGERNQREASRGKQGGRTLEIQRLIGRSLRAALDMSKLGDITLYVDCDVIQADGGTRTASITGAMVALCDALAVIKKRGGLKGGNPLKHMIAAVSVGMYQGEAVLDLDYPEDSAAETDLNVVMTSAGGFIEVQGTAEGAPFQPEDFNAMLALAQKGMNDIFELQQAALAD